The window TGGGCGCACGGTTCCCCGCGTTCCGAGAATGGAAATCCCCCCCATGATGCCAAGGCGGGCATTCATGGTGTTCTTTGCCCGTTCAGCGCCATCCGGCACCGAGACAAGCACCTCCACGCCGCCGGTATATCCATAACGGACACACAGCTCCCGCACCGCCGCAGCAATCTGCTTGCGCGGTTCCGGATTGATGGCTGCCTCCCCTACAGGCACGGGCAATCCCGGCAGGGTAACCCGCCCCACCCCTTCGCCGCCGTCCAGCGTCACGGTTCCGTCCGCTCCGGCCAGACGGACACGGGCCTGAATCAGTGCGCCGTGCGTTGCGTCGGGGTCGTCACCGCCGTCTTTGATCACTTGCCCCGTTGCAGAGGGAATCTCACCCTCATCGGCAACAAAGCAATTCACAATAGGTATATCGAGGCGACTATTCTCATTTCCATCATCAGGTGGAAAGGGCGGCAGGGGCACATTCACGACCTCGGGGCCAGTTCCCCCCAGCAAAAGATGCAGTGCGGCTACGGCAGCAGCCGTGGCGGCCGTGCCCGTGGTGAATCCTTCACGCAAACCGTCAGCGCGGGAAGCTTCGTATTCTGTAGCATTCATGATGTTACACTGAGAACAGACTATTATGATTGAATAACACGCTGCCGCGCCTGACCGCATCTGATTGCATCCGGCCTCTATTGGTCACAACAGGTCACAAAGGGTCACAACTGGCAACAGCCGCAGATCTATTTGTTGATGGTCCGACGCTGCACGGCCTGCTGGCCGGATATGCCCACCCATATGGCGAAAATGGCCATGCAGGCTCCGAGCAGGCCCAGCGGACCTGTGGGGCGATCAAAAAGCAGAATGTCCCAGATGAAGGAAAGCGTGGGCTGAATAAGCATAAGCAGCCCAGCCACCGCGGCGGGAAGTTTGGGGAGTGCGGAAGAAAGCAGTACCCATCCCACCCCCTGACACAACAGTCCGTACGCTATCAGGTAGCCTCCGTCCTGCACGGTGGGAATGACGAAGGACACGTCATGAAACTGGCTTGAAATTCCGCTGAACAGAGCCGTGCCCAACGAGACCATGGCCATGTTCATGATGAGGGGAAGCTTGCCAGACACACCTTGGGAACGCCGCAGCGTGAGAATGTAGCAGGCGTAGAACACGGCGGTGAGCAGACCGAATATGACACCGGGAATGGTGCCCTCCGGCAGGCCGTCCATGTCCACGCCGAGCAGAAGCCACAGCCCGCCCATGGCCAGCGGCAGCGCCATGACCAGCCTGAGGGAAAGGCGCTCCCTGAAAACAACCGCCCCGATGAAGGCGAGAATGAACACCTGAAAATTGCCCAGAATGGTTGCCAGTCCCGGCCCCACATACAGGATGGATCGGTGCCATGCCTCCAGATCGAGGGCGAAGAAAAAGGCAGCAGCCAGCACGATTCCCCATATGCCTTTGCTGGCTCCCAAACGTTCGCCTCTGGCAAGGGCCAGAAGCAGCAGGGCAACGCCACCGAAAAACACACGGTAAAAGACGGAGGTGCTGGGACCGACGTTAACCAGCTTCACGAACACGGCCGCGAAACTGATCATGGTGCCACCCGCCAGTACACGCAGCAAGGGCCCCAAGGGCAACTGTGCCGTCGAGGTCTGAACGGATGGATAGGAACCTGAGCCGGAGTCGGCCCGTGAAAAAAACTTCTTCATCAAAGCGGTATAGCCTGCCCGACTCGGCGCTGACAATGGTTAAGATTAAAGCGCACCGGCCTTAAGCAACGCTTCGCGGGCATCCTGATGCTTGCCGCGCGCTTCGAACGCCCGAGCCAGCTCCAGCCATGCGGACTTCAGATCGGGACGCAGCGCCGCAGCCTGCCGGGCCAGCACTTCCGCGATTTCCGGATCCTCACCGCCATCAAGGTAGAGTTTGGCCATGAGTTGCAGGGCAAGAGCGTCCTGCGGGTTATGGATAAGCGCCTGATGCAGACATTCACGGGCTTCGTCCAGACGCCCCTGCCGCATGCACAACCGCGCAAGGTGACGCTGCACAAGAGCCTGATTCTCTTCCAGCTTGGCCGCGCGGTTATAGTACTGGCGGGCAATGCTGTACTTCTTTTCAGCCTCGGAAAGCTGACCGAGCCGTATCAGGGCAAAGAAGTGGGAAGGATCCTGCTTCAGGCATTTGCGATAAAATTCGCGGGCAGCCTTCACTTCGCCCATGGTGTGACAGACGTTACCCAGATTGTAGAGGGCCATTACGTCCTTTCGGTTGCGCTGCAGCGCCTGTTCGAACTGCTTGCGGGCCTCCTGCGGTCTTCCCAGTCCGGCATAACACACGCCGAGCGAGTTCCACGCCATGGTGTTGCCGCTATCGGCCAGCAGGGCACGCTTGTATTCCTCGATGGCTTCAAAGGTGTCCCCTTTGGAAAACAGCTTATCCGCACTAATATTGAGCGCCAGTGAATCCATAATGCCGACCTTGGGCTTGGGGCAGAGCATGGCATACTCCAACGCCTTCAGACAGTTCTCAAGGCTGTCCGCCCTGCGGTAGCTGAGGAAAGGATGGCAGGCCACGCCGGCCGCAGACTCAATCTGCAACTTCGCATCAAGGGTTTCGCACAAAAAGGTATACTGTTCACGCATCTGGGCAGGAGTGACGTTGGCATGGAAATAGATGAGCGAATTCAAACCGTAACGCCCGCCAAGCACACCCGCTCCAAGAATGCTGCGACAGACTTCCGCCGCTTCGGCCACAAGCTGCTCGGCATGAGAAGCCCGATTCCCGTAGCCTCTGTCAGCCCCGGTCAACCGCAGCAGCGCCACGGCAAAGGTCTCACAGGTCTCGCGCTCCCTGCTGAAACGGGCCAGAAAATCCCTGTGGCGATACAGACCGGTGATGGGGTCAAGATGCGCTTCCTCGGAGTCCGAGGGAGCGGCAATGCCCTTCTCTTCCGGCATGAGAGTGATGCGGTCTCCCGGCTCTATGGCCCATGTGGGATCGCCAAGATGCATAATCTCCGCCAGCGCCTGCGTTTCACGAATTTCCATGAGCACAATCTCGCCCTTGTACATGGGCGATTTAGCACCGTTCCGGCCATTGCCGCCGTTTTCGGCTGACGCGATCTTGCGGGAATCATATTCCGTGGACCACACGGAATAGCGCCCGCCTTCACGGGCGCCCATGGATCGTCCGAGGCTGACCATCACGCGGCTCATGGGCATGGTTTCCAGCACCTTGCCGCCTTCCACAAGGATGCGGTTGTAGCCCATGACATATTCCATGGCCTCTCCCACGCCCTTCTCTCCGGCAATACCCGCCGCAATGCGGGACTTTCTCAATAACAGGCGGGCCTGCTCGCTGATTTCGCGTTCAAAGAGATAGCCTTCAAAATCCTGCGGATAGGCGGCATATCCCGCACAGGCATTCACGCCCACATTGTCGTCGGTGAGTTCATGCACAAGGCGTACGTCGCGCAGGGCACGCACGGCTTCCTTGGCAACCTTGCGGCAGATGCTGACCGTGCCGCCGGGGATGAACATGGTAAATTCGTAATCGCCCGTACGGGAAACAAGGGCGGACTCAGGCGCGGAGGCGACAAGGGTGTCTGCGAGCAGCACAATCAGCTCATCGGCAAAGATGAAACCGTAGTCGCGGATGACGTTTTTCATGGAGTCGAAGGCAAACGTCACCACGCCCATGCAGGCGTGATAACCGCCCTCTGCGGAGGAGGCATTGATGTCGCAGCAGCCGTCACCGGCCGGACGGAAGCACTCGCGGATAAGCTCCACCTCACGGCAGATGGCCTGCTTGAGATACTGCCGCGAGAACAGGCCCGTGGCAGGATCGGTAATGCTCATCTTGTAGAGCCGCAGCTTTTCGAGCGCCAACTCTCCCATACCGGTCAGAAGCGGCAGCATACCCCGCCGTCCGCGCATGCTCACCCCACGTGCCACGAACACGCCGAGCAACTCACCCTGCAGCATCAGTGGCATCAGGACCTTGCGATCCGGCGCATCCCACACGGCCTCGGCTGACTGCCTGCCCTTGGGGAAGTAGAGACTGTATGATTTGAAGGGAAGAAAACGGCTGACAGCATCCGCGAGGAGATGGTCGTAAGTGATCAGGTCATGCCGTGTCAGACGAGTCCGCGTGCCGGTGAAAATATCCTGTTGCGCCTTCATGCT is drawn from Desulfovibrio mangrovi and contains these coding sequences:
- a CDS encoding cobalt-precorrin-5B (C(1))-methyltransferase, which encodes MNATEYEASRADGLREGFTTGTAATAAAVAALHLLLGGTGPEVVNVPLPPFPPDDGNENSRLDIPIVNCFVADEGEIPSATGQVIKDGGDDPDATHGALIQARVRLAGADGTVTLDGGEGVGRVTLPGLPVPVGEAAINPEPRKQIAAAVRELCVRYGYTGGVEVLVSVPDGAERAKNTMNARLGIMGGISILGTRGTVRPFSHSAWMATIAQGLDVARAAGCECIGFSTGRRSERLLMAQYPEWPQLAFVQAADFAAFSLEQAAAKGFTKIAWGCFFGKLVKLAQGHAYTHAQTVDLDFSLLADWCREAGAPDDIAVQVRNANTARQALEIIDNGTYMQDIVVAIARRAKQKAMHWTGGTVAVTVHVFDFDGRQFAVA
- a CDS encoding DMT family transporter encodes the protein MKKFFSRADSGSGSYPSVQTSTAQLPLGPLLRVLAGGTMISFAAVFVKLVNVGPSTSVFYRVFFGGVALLLLALARGERLGASKGIWGIVLAAAFFFALDLEAWHRSILYVGPGLATILGNFQVFILAFIGAVVFRERLSLRLVMALPLAMGGLWLLLGVDMDGLPEGTIPGVIFGLLTAVFYACYILTLRRSQGVSGKLPLIMNMAMVSLGTALFSGISSQFHDVSFVIPTVQDGGYLIAYGLLCQGVGWVLLSSALPKLPAAVAGLLMLIQPTLSFIWDILLFDRPTGPLGLLGACMAIFAIWVGISGQQAVQRRTINK
- a CDS encoding tetratricopeptide repeat protein; protein product: MYTSSMKAQQDIFTGTRTRLTRHDLITYDHLLADAVSRFLPFKSYSLYFPKGRQSAEAVWDAPDRKVLMPLMLQGELLGVFVARGVSMRGRRGMLPLLTGMGELALEKLRLYKMSITDPATGLFSRQYLKQAICREVELIRECFRPAGDGCCDINASSAEGGYHACMGVVTFAFDSMKNVIRDYGFIFADELIVLLADTLVASAPESALVSRTGDYEFTMFIPGGTVSICRKVAKEAVRALRDVRLVHELTDDNVGVNACAGYAAYPQDFEGYLFEREISEQARLLLRKSRIAAGIAGEKGVGEAMEYVMGYNRILVEGGKVLETMPMSRVMVSLGRSMGAREGGRYSVWSTEYDSRKIASAENGGNGRNGAKSPMYKGEIVLMEIRETQALAEIMHLGDPTWAIEPGDRITLMPEEKGIAAPSDSEEAHLDPITGLYRHRDFLARFSRERETCETFAVALLRLTGADRGYGNRASHAEQLVAEAAEVCRSILGAGVLGGRYGLNSLIYFHANVTPAQMREQYTFLCETLDAKLQIESAAGVACHPFLSYRRADSLENCLKALEYAMLCPKPKVGIMDSLALNISADKLFSKGDTFEAIEEYKRALLADSGNTMAWNSLGVCYAGLGRPQEARKQFEQALQRNRKDVMALYNLGNVCHTMGEVKAAREFYRKCLKQDPSHFFALIRLGQLSEAEKKYSIARQYYNRAAKLEENQALVQRHLARLCMRQGRLDEARECLHQALIHNPQDALALQLMAKLYLDGGEDPEIAEVLARQAAALRPDLKSAWLELARAFEARGKHQDAREALLKAGAL